A region of Sulfitobacter faviae DNA encodes the following proteins:
- a CDS encoding DUF998 domain-containing protein, translating into MNNDVTAPRQHSAPGFMVCLGWVAILGCVIFAVSILIADFVVPDHDWIADTISDLGAGRYEFIVDIGIYAFSAALIACALLCAHVHFGDRWWSIATIGLALLGLIVFLVGARNEYGDRDSDGVVIHIYLVYALGLIMLTVPWLLSRGFADISSFLAKSLKVISLLWLVSAPPFFFLPTGIDGVYERYLGLIAMAMVVLLGRFFIQRGRALNGGHG; encoded by the coding sequence ATGAACAATGACGTCACAGCACCCCGGCAGCACAGCGCGCCGGGGTTTATGGTCTGTCTGGGCTGGGTGGCCATTCTTGGCTGTGTGATATTCGCCGTATCGATCCTGATCGCGGATTTCGTGGTGCCGGATCACGATTGGATCGCCGACACGATCAGCGATCTGGGCGCGGGACGGTATGAGTTCATCGTCGACATCGGCATTTATGCCTTCTCCGCCGCGCTCATCGCCTGCGCCCTGCTTTGCGCCCATGTGCATTTCGGCGACCGCTGGTGGAGCATCGCCACCATCGGGCTCGCCCTGCTGGGGCTCATCGTCTTTCTGGTGGGCGCGCGCAACGAATACGGAGACCGCGATTCCGACGGTGTGGTGATCCATATCTATCTGGTCTACGCGCTCGGCCTGATCATGCTCACCGTGCCTTGGCTGCTGTCGAGAGGCTTCGCCGATATATCAAGCTTTCTTGCCAAGTCGCTCAAGGTGATCTCGCTTCTCTGGCTGGTTTCGGCCCCGCCATTCTTTTTTCTGCCCACCGGCATTGATGGCGTCTATGAGCGCTATCTGGGCCTGATTGCCATGGCGATGGTGGTGCTTCTGGGGCGGTTCTTTATCCAACGGGGCCGGGCATTGAATGGGGGGCATGGCTGA
- a CDS encoding nitrile hydratase accessory protein, translating to MSAPEPVFEAPWHAQLFALTVHLNESGLFDWPFWADRFGATLARHGLTRALNGGEDYFNAWLETLETLLIDAGHARPGNLRALRDGWEAAYLSTPHGEPVHLKAGPSV from the coding sequence ATGAGCGCCCCGGAACCCGTGTTCGAGGCGCCATGGCACGCGCAGCTTTTCGCGCTGACGGTGCATCTGAACGAAAGCGGCCTTTTCGACTGGCCCTTCTGGGCCGACCGCTTTGGCGCGACTTTGGCGCGCCACGGACTGACGCGCGCCTTGAACGGCGGGGAGGACTATTTCAACGCTTGGCTCGAAACCCTCGAAACCCTGCTGATCGACGCGGGCCATGCCCGTCCCGGTAATCTGCGCGCCCTGCGCGATGGGTGGGAGGCCGCCTATCTCAGCACCCCGCATGGCGAGCCGGTGCATCTGAAGGCAGGGCCAAGCGTCTAA
- a CDS encoding HAD family hydrolase, with protein MDLRNVKALLFDKDGTLFDFAATWEPWAEAFLLRVCEGDRGLAARVGAGIGFDLATRRFAPDSIAIAGTPQQVVDALAPHFPDRLPADLLDIINAEASAAPQREAVPLRPFLQGLRDRGLRLGVATNDAEHPARAHLLAAGVVDMFDFIAGFDSGHGGKPSPGQLHAFAAHVNLPAASVAMIGDSVHDMEAARVAGMLRVAVLTGPATAEDLAPYADLVLPDIGHLAQRLA; from the coding sequence TTGGACTTAAGAAATGTTAAAGCGCTGCTGTTCGACAAGGATGGCACGCTTTTCGACTTCGCCGCGACTTGGGAGCCTTGGGCCGAAGCCTTCTTGCTGCGGGTCTGTGAGGGGGATCGCGGGCTGGCCGCACGGGTGGGCGCGGGCATTGGCTTTGACCTCGCCACGCGCCGTTTCGCCCCGGACAGTATCGCCATCGCCGGCACGCCGCAGCAGGTGGTCGATGCCTTGGCCCCGCATTTTCCTGACCGCCTGCCAGCGGATCTGTTGGACATCATCAACGCCGAAGCCAGCGCCGCGCCACAGCGGGAGGCGGTGCCGCTAAGACCGTTTCTGCAAGGGCTTCGCGACCGGGGTCTGCGCCTTGGCGTGGCGACGAACGATGCCGAACACCCCGCGCGGGCCCATCTGCTGGCGGCGGGGGTGGTCGATATGTTCGACTTTATCGCAGGATTTGACAGCGGCCATGGAGGCAAGCCGTCGCCGGGGCAGTTGCACGCCTTTGCCGCCCATGTGAACCTTCCCGCGGCCTCTGTCGCGATGATTGGGGACAGTGTTCACGATATGGAAGCCGCGCGGGTGGCGGGGATGCTGCGGGTCGCGGTGCTGACCGGCCCCGCCACGGCGGAAGACCTCGCCCCATACGCCGATCTGGTCTTGCCGGATATCGGCCATTTGGCGCAGCGCTTGGCCTGA
- a CDS encoding DUF2842 domain-containing protein, with product MALSYKARRRWALVILLIGLPSYIAVAVWTVAQFDRPPVLLELGIYVALGIVWALPFKFVFRGIGQADPDAEDDR from the coding sequence ATGGCGCTGAGCTACAAGGCGCGCCGCCGTTGGGCGCTGGTGATCCTGCTGATCGGGCTGCCGAGCTATATCGCCGTGGCGGTCTGGACGGTGGCCCAGTTCGACCGCCCGCCGGTGCTGCTTGAGCTTGGCATTTATGTCGCCCTTGGCATCGTCTGGGCGCTGCCGTTCAAATTTGTCTTTCGGGGCATCGGACAGGCCGACCCCGATGCGGAAGATGATCGTTAG
- a CDS encoding DUF421 domain-containing protein, which produces MFFDHLPLDILARALLLSAIALTWVIIVVRVIGLRTFSKMTAFDFVATVATGSLLAGACQATTWPEFAQPTLAISALLGAQFVIAKIRQASDSFEQAVQNEPVILMREGEIFDAALSETRVARADLIAKLREANALRFSDVRAVVLETTGDISVLHGDTLEEGLLEGARMVEK; this is translated from the coding sequence ATGTTCTTTGATCACCTCCCACTGGATATCCTCGCCCGGGCGCTGCTGCTTTCGGCCATTGCGCTGACTTGGGTGATCATCGTGGTCCGGGTCATCGGGCTGCGCACCTTTTCAAAGATGACCGCTTTTGACTTTGTCGCCACGGTCGCCACCGGCTCGCTGCTCGCGGGCGCCTGTCAGGCCACCACTTGGCCGGAGTTTGCCCAGCCGACCTTGGCCATCTCCGCCCTGCTCGGCGCGCAATTCGTCATCGCGAAGATACGGCAGGCTTCCGACAGCTTCGAGCAGGCCGTACAGAACGAACCCGTGATCCTGATGCGGGAGGGTGAGATTTTCGATGCCGCCCTCAGCGAGACCCGCGTCGCGCGCGCCGATCTGATCGCCAAGTTGCGAGAGGCCAATGCCCTGCGCTTCTCGGACGTGCGCGCCGTGGTGTTGGAGACCACGGGCGATATCTCGGTCCTGCATGGCGATACCCTTGAAGAGGGGCTGCTCGAAGGCGCGCGCATGGTCGAAAAATAA
- a CDS encoding adenylosuccinate synthase — MANVVVVGAQWGDEGKGKIVDWLSERADVIARFQGGHNAGHTLVIDGKVYKLHALPSGVVRGGKLSVIGNGVVLDPWHLLKEIETIEGQGVEINPENLMIAENTPLILPFHGELDRAREEAASKGTKIGTTGRGIGPCYEDKVGRRAIRVADLADAATLEARVDRALQHHDPLRKGLGVEAIDRDALIAQLQEIAPKILRFAAPVWKVLAEKRKAGKRILFEGAQGALLDIDFGTYPFVTSSNVIAGQAATGVGLGPTAIDYVLGIVKAYTTRVGEGPFPTELEDADGQRLGERGHEFGTTTGRKRRCGWFDAALLRQTCATSGITGICLTKLDVLDGFETLKVCVGYELDGERLDYLPTAAEQQARCTPIYEELPGWSESTEGARSWADLPANAIKYVRRVEELIQCPVALVSTSPEREDTILVTDPFAD, encoded by the coding sequence ATGGCCAATGTCGTCGTTGTCGGCGCCCAATGGGGTGACGAGGGAAAAGGCAAGATCGTTGACTGGCTCAGCGAACGCGCCGATGTGATCGCACGCTTCCAAGGCGGGCATAACGCGGGCCACACGCTGGTCATCGACGGCAAGGTCTACAAGCTGCATGCGCTGCCTTCGGGCGTGGTGCGCGGCGGCAAGCTGTCTGTCATCGGCAATGGGGTGGTGCTGGACCCCTGGCACCTGCTGAAAGAGATCGAGACGATCGAAGGGCAGGGGGTTGAGATCAACCCCGAGAACCTGATGATCGCGGAAAACACGCCGCTGATCCTGCCCTTCCACGGTGAGCTTGACCGCGCCCGCGAAGAGGCGGCGAGCAAGGGCACCAAGATCGGCACCACCGGGCGTGGCATCGGGCCGTGCTATGAGGACAAGGTTGGCCGCCGCGCCATCCGCGTGGCCGATCTGGCCGACGCCGCGACATTGGAGGCCCGCGTCGACCGCGCGCTGCAGCACCACGATCCGCTGCGCAAGGGGCTGGGCGTCGAGGCCATCGACCGCGACGCGCTGATCGCGCAACTGCAAGAAATCGCACCGAAAATCCTGCGTTTCGCCGCCCCCGTTTGGAAGGTGCTGGCCGAAAAGCGCAAAGCGGGCAAACGCATCCTTTTTGAGGGCGCACAGGGCGCGCTTTTGGACATCGACTTTGGCACCTATCCTTTCGTCACCTCCTCGAACGTGATCGCGGGGCAAGCGGCGACCGGCGTGGGCCTTGGCCCCACCGCCATCGACTATGTGTTGGGCATCGTGAAGGCTTACACCACCCGCGTCGGCGAAGGCCCTTTCCCGACCGAGCTTGAAGATGCGGATGGTCAACGTCTGGGCGAGCGCGGCCATGAGTTTGGCACCACCACCGGGCGCAAGCGCCGTTGTGGTTGGTTCGACGCGGCGCTGCTGCGTCAGACCTGCGCGACCTCCGGTATCACTGGCATCTGCCTGACCAAGCTCGACGTGCTTGATGGCTTCGAGACGCTGAAGGTCTGCGTGGGCTACGAGTTGGACGGCGAACGGCTGGACTATCTGCCCACCGCCGCCGAGCAGCAAGCCCGTTGTACGCCCATCTACGAAGAGCTGCCGGGTTGGTCCGAATCGACCGAAGGCGCGCGCAGCTGGGCCGATCTGCCTGCCAATGCGATCAAATATGTGCGCCGGGTCGAAGAGCTGATCCAATGCCCCGTGGCGCTCGTCTCGACCTCGCCGGAGCGGGAGGACACCATTCTGGTGACCGACCCTTTCGCGGACTGA
- a CDS encoding heme NO-binding domain-containing protein — MHGLINRSIQNYFCANYGQRLWADVAARAGLDFTEFEAMLTYPDHVTPAVLEAVCAVLDRPRAEVMEDVGTFLVAQPGYEAVRRLLRFGGVSFSDFLQSLDDLPDRTRLALSELHLPPVELREDPDGQYSLICEAPLVGYGYLMMGVLRAMADDYGALVLLEHCGRSEGVEALKIILVEAEFSEGRRFELGARA, encoded by the coding sequence ATGCACGGGCTTATCAACCGCAGCATCCAAAACTACTTCTGCGCGAACTACGGGCAGAGGCTCTGGGCCGATGTGGCCGCGCGGGCCGGGTTGGATTTCACCGAATTCGAGGCGATGCTGACCTATCCGGATCACGTCACCCCGGCGGTGCTCGAAGCGGTCTGTGCTGTGCTGGACCGGCCCCGGGCCGAGGTGATGGAGGATGTCGGCACCTTCCTCGTGGCGCAGCCGGGCTATGAAGCCGTGCGGCGCTTGCTGCGGTTCGGCGGGGTCAGCTTCAGCGATTTCCTGCAATCGCTCGACGATCTGCCGGACCGGACCCGCCTTGCCCTGTCGGAACTGCATCTGCCCCCGGTCGAACTGCGCGAAGACCCTGATGGCCAATATTCCCTGATCTGTGAGGCGCCGCTCGTCGGCTACGGCTATCTGATGATGGGCGTTCTGCGGGCCATGGCCGACGATTATGGCGCGCTGGTGCTGCTGGAACATTGCGGGCGATCCGAAGGCGTCGAGGCATTGAAGATCATTCTGGTCGAGGCCGAATTCTCGGAAGGGCGTCGGTTTGAGCTTGGGGCGCGGGCATGA
- a CDS encoding DMT family transporter has protein sequence MQQDRPLIGIALMMGFCIVAPVGDAVAKLLGASVPLGQVVLLRFAIQALILIPIVWYSGRIWHMRGRVLRLTFLRTLLHMAGIAAMFTALRYLPLADAVAIAFVMPFFMLLLGKFVLNEEVGPRRLGASIVGFLGTLLIVQPSFANVGWPALLPVVVAVVFSFFMLVTRQIAKETDPISLQAVSGVMAVLMILPPLALGTMTQIAPLRLIQPDALDWTLLLGIGVLGTVAHLLMTWSLRFAPSATLAPMQYLEIPFATLLGLLIFSDLPNPLAGLGILITVGAGLYIVMRERATARALAAAVAPPMAP, from the coding sequence ATGCAACAGGATCGGCCCCTCATCGGAATAGCCCTCATGATGGGCTTCTGCATCGTCGCCCCCGTGGGCGATGCGGTGGCCAAATTACTGGGCGCTTCGGTCCCCCTGGGGCAGGTGGTGCTGCTCCGCTTTGCCATTCAGGCGCTGATCCTGATCCCCATCGTCTGGTACTCCGGGCGAATTTGGCACATGCGGGGCCGGGTGTTACGGCTGACCTTTCTACGCACCCTTTTGCACATGGCGGGCATCGCAGCGATGTTCACCGCGCTGAGATACCTGCCCCTCGCCGATGCGGTCGCCATCGCATTTGTCATGCCTTTTTTCATGCTGCTGCTCGGCAAGTTCGTCCTGAACGAAGAGGTCGGCCCCAGACGTTTGGGCGCGAGCATCGTGGGTTTTCTCGGCACGCTTTTGATCGTACAGCCGAGCTTTGCCAATGTCGGCTGGCCCGCGCTGCTGCCCGTCGTCGTGGCGGTCGTCTTTTCTTTCTTCATGCTGGTGACGCGCCAGATCGCGAAAGAGACCGATCCGATCAGCCTGCAAGCCGTCAGCGGGGTCATGGCGGTGCTGATGATCTTGCCGCCCCTCGCGCTTGGCACCATGACGCAGATCGCGCCGCTTCGGCTCATCCAACCCGATGCGCTCGACTGGACCCTTCTGCTCGGCATCGGGGTGCTGGGCACGGTAGCGCATCTTTTGATGACCTGGTCCCTGCGTTTTGCCCCCTCGGCCACTTTGGCGCCGATGCAATATCTGGAAATTCCCTTTGCCACGCTGCTTGGGCTGCTGATCTTTTCCGACCTGCCCAACCCACTGGCGGGCCTCGGCATTCTGATCACCGTGGGCGCGGGGCTCTACATCGTCATGCGCGAGCGGGCCACGGCGCGTGCTCTGGCCGCAGCAGTTGCGCCGCCAATGGCGCCATAA
- a CDS encoding type I polyketide synthase, translated as MNSTDNTLSRGDIAIVGMSVTVPGAEGIDAYWANLRDGVSALKRREAAELRAAGESAERMARPNYVPVTADMPGFDMFDAEFFGFSPKDAAILDPQHRKFLEIAWEAMEQAGHMPESLSGPVGVYAGCGMGSYFYFNICSNPDLVEDVGMFLLRHTGNDKDFLSTRVSHVLDLKGPSINLQTACSTSLVAIHYAAQALRAGEIDMALAGGVTIELPQGRGYEFKENEILSPDGECHAFDHRAQGTVFGSGAGAVALRRLEDAVADGDHIWAVIKGSAVNNDGAAKAGYLAPSVDGQTAAIARALDDAGVAAQSIGMVECHGTGTYLGDPIEVAALTQAYRAETQAEDFCRIGSVKTNIGHLDTAAGVAGLAKAALSLHHQQIPPSLGYEAPNPAIPFEGSPFRVNDRLYDWPAQSTPRRAAVNALGVGGTNAHMILEEAPARAASEACDFPFHVLCLSGRSKAALNANSAALAAHLRSHPEQPLADVAFTLKEGRRGFDKRRVLVAENHAEAAALLEAGDSRRVFTHDHLGPDPEVVFMFPGGGAQYADMARDLYETEPVFAEWMDRGLAHLAPQLDYDIRAIWLPEPEGRAAAEAKLKRPSVQLPLIMIVEYALAQLWLSWGVKPAAMVGHSMGENVAACLAGVMRFEDCIDLVLLRGRLFDEVPSGGMISIAAALERITPLLGEALDIASVNGPELIAVSGPEDALKALQERLDAAGLDHQRIAIDIAAHSRMLDPILDRYRAFLATLDLRAPQMPFLSNRSGEVITAQMATDPDYWVEQLRHTVNFADCINTLSSDAPRVFLEVGPGKALSALAQMHANVAPGR; from the coding sequence ATGAATAGCACGGACAACACTCTTTCGCGTGGTGACATCGCGATCGTCGGCATGTCGGTGACGGTGCCCGGCGCCGAAGGGATTGATGCCTATTGGGCGAACCTGCGCGATGGGGTGAGCGCGCTCAAGCGCCGCGAAGCGGCAGAGCTGCGCGCCGCCGGAGAGAGCGCCGAGCGGATGGCCCGGCCAAACTATGTGCCCGTCACCGCCGATATGCCCGGCTTTGACATGTTCGATGCGGAGTTCTTTGGCTTTTCGCCAAAAGACGCCGCCATCCTCGACCCGCAGCACCGCAAGTTTCTTGAGATAGCTTGGGAGGCAATGGAGCAAGCGGGGCATATGCCCGAAAGCCTCTCCGGCCCGGTGGGCGTCTATGCTGGCTGCGGCATGGGAAGCTATTTCTATTTCAACATCTGCTCGAATCCAGACCTCGTCGAGGACGTGGGCATGTTCCTGCTGCGCCATACCGGCAACGACAAGGATTTCCTCTCGACCCGGGTGAGCCATGTGCTTGACCTCAAAGGCCCGTCGATCAACCTGCAAACCGCCTGTTCGACCTCGCTGGTGGCGATCCACTACGCGGCTCAAGCGCTGCGCGCGGGTGAGATCGACATGGCGTTGGCTGGCGGGGTGACGATCGAACTGCCGCAGGGGCGCGGCTATGAATTCAAGGAAAACGAGATCCTTTCGCCCGACGGCGAATGCCATGCTTTCGACCACCGCGCGCAGGGCACCGTCTTTGGCTCCGGCGCAGGCGCCGTGGCGCTCAGACGGTTGGAGGATGCTGTCGCGGATGGTGACCACATCTGGGCGGTCATCAAAGGCTCGGCGGTCAACAACGACGGCGCGGCCAAGGCGGGCTATCTGGCACCTTCCGTGGACGGGCAGACAGCGGCCATCGCCCGCGCGCTCGATGATGCGGGCGTGGCGGCGCAGAGCATCGGCATGGTCGAATGCCACGGCACCGGCACCTATCTGGGTGACCCGATCGAGGTGGCCGCGCTGACCCAAGCCTACCGCGCCGAGACGCAGGCCGAAGATTTCTGCCGCATCGGATCGGTCAAGACCAATATCGGCCATCTTGACACCGCGGCAGGCGTGGCGGGGTTGGCCAAGGCGGCGCTGTCGCTGCACCACCAGCAGATCCCGCCCTCGCTGGGTTATGAGGCGCCGAACCCGGCGATCCCTTTTGAGGGCTCGCCCTTCCGCGTCAATGACCGGCTTTACGACTGGCCCGCGCAAAGCACCCCGCGCCGCGCCGCGGTCAATGCGCTTGGCGTGGGCGGCACCAATGCGCATATGATCTTGGAAGAGGCACCGGCCCGCGCGGCCTCGGAAGCCTGCGATTTCCCTTTCCATGTGCTCTGCCTCTCGGGGCGCAGCAAAGCGGCATTGAACGCCAACAGCGCCGCGCTCGCAGCACATCTGCGCTCCCATCCCGAACAGCCCTTGGCCGATGTGGCTTTCACCCTGAAAGAGGGCCGCCGCGGTTTTGACAAACGCCGCGTCTTGGTCGCCGAAAACCATGCGGAAGCCGCGGCCCTGCTGGAGGCGGGCGACAGCCGCCGTGTCTTTACCCATGACCACCTCGGCCCCGATCCCGAAGTCGTTTTCATGTTCCCCGGCGGCGGCGCGCAATATGCCGATATGGCCCGCGATCTTTACGAGACTGAGCCGGTCTTTGCCGAATGGATGGACCGGGGGCTGGCCCATCTGGCCCCGCAGCTCGACTACGACATTCGCGCGATCTGGCTGCCAGAGCCTGAGGGCCGCGCGGCAGCCGAGGCAAAGCTGAAACGCCCCTCGGTGCAATTGCCGCTAATCATGATCGTTGAATATGCGTTGGCGCAGCTTTGGCTGTCTTGGGGCGTGAAACCCGCCGCAATGGTGGGGCATTCCATGGGCGAGAATGTCGCCGCCTGTCTTGCCGGGGTGATGCGTTTTGAAGACTGTATCGACCTCGTTCTGCTGCGCGGGCGGTTGTTTGACGAGGTGCCATCGGGCGGGATGATTAGTATCGCCGCGGCGCTAGAGCGGATCACGCCGCTTCTGGGCGAGGCCCTTGATATCGCCAGCGTGAACGGCCCGGAACTGATCGCGGTTTCCGGCCCCGAAGACGCGCTAAAGGCGCTGCAAGAGCGGCTCGACGCCGCCGGTCTTGACCATCAGCGCATCGCCATCGACATCGCCGCGCATTCGCGGATGTTGGACCCGATCCTCGACCGATACCGGGCCTTTCTCGCCACGCTTGACTTGCGCGCGCCGCAGATGCCTTTCTTGTCGAACCGCAGTGGTGAGGTGATCACGGCGCAGATGGCGACGGACCCCGATTATTGGGTCGAACAGCTCCGCCACACGGTGAATTTCGCCGATTGCATCAATACTCTGAGCAGTGATGCACCGCGGGTTTTCCTTGAGGTCGGGCCGGGCAAGGCGCTTTCCGCCTTGGCGCAGATGCACGCTAATGTGGCCCCGGGCAGGTGA
- a CDS encoding thiamine pyrophosphokinase — protein MTTSEHIVREEGPVTLLGGGEVFAGDIEAALALAPTCVAADSGAAVGVAAGVELAAVIGDLDSAPAEALAQIPAARRHRIAEQESTDFDKALTRIDAPLVLGVGFTGARLDHQFAAFNTLATHPHRSCILLGAHEIVLLAPPRITLPTAAGDVVSLMPLAPVTGRSQGLEWPIDGLDFAPGGRIGTSNRALGPVTLEIDGPDMLLILPRRLMAPLAAQLLRPEHAPWPARA, from the coding sequence TTGACCACTTCAGAGCATATCGTAAGGGAGGAGGGGCCAGTCACGCTGCTGGGTGGCGGAGAGGTCTTTGCGGGGGACATTGAAGCGGCGCTGGCGCTGGCCCCGACCTGCGTGGCGGCGGATAGCGGTGCTGCGGTGGGCGTGGCGGCGGGGGTGGAACTGGCCGCGGTCATCGGCGATCTTGATTCCGCCCCGGCAGAGGCCTTGGCCCAAATCCCCGCCGCGCGGCGCCACCGCATCGCCGAGCAAGAGAGCACCGATTTCGACAAGGCGCTGACCCGGATCGACGCGCCGCTGGTGCTCGGGGTCGGCTTTACCGGGGCGCGGTTGGATCATCAGTTCGCGGCTTTCAACACGCTCGCCACCCATCCGCATCGCTCCTGCATCCTGTTGGGCGCGCATGAGATCGTGCTGCTGGCCCCACCGCGGATCACGCTGCCGACGGCGGCGGGGGATGTCGTCTCACTCATGCCTCTGGCCCCGGTGACGGGGCGCAGCCAAGGGTTGGAATGGCCAATCGACGGGCTGGATTTCGCGCCCGGTGGCCGGATCGGCACGTCGAACCGCGCCTTGGGGCCGGTCACGCTTGAGATCGATGGCCCGGATATGCTGCTGATTCTGCCGCGTCGTCTTATGGCGCCATTGGCGGCGCAACTGCTGCGGCCAGAGCACGCGCCGTGGCCCGCTCGCGCATGA
- a CDS encoding WecB/TagA/CpsF family glycosyltransferase, with protein MKYGTGPAAVEVNVATRGALFQALRARFATGQGFALATLNLDHLTKLPRDAGFAAAYRAQDFIVADGRPVVWLSQLANQPVELMPGSDLILPLCELAAAQSLPVAFFGSDEDALQGAAAALRTRLRGLEICHIAAPPMGFNPESAEADTALREIAQSGARLCFLALGAPKQEILAARGRDIAPGVGFASIGAGLDFLAGRQRRAPKWMRMLALEWLWRAMQSPQRLVPRYARCFAILPRLTLAAWRAR; from the coding sequence ATGAAGTATGGCACCGGCCCTGCCGCCGTGGAGGTCAATGTGGCGACGCGGGGCGCATTGTTTCAGGCGCTGCGCGCGCGCTTTGCCACGGGTCAGGGATTCGCCCTTGCCACGCTCAACCTCGACCATCTGACTAAATTGCCCCGCGATGCGGGCTTCGCCGCCGCCTATCGCGCGCAGGATTTCATCGTGGCCGATGGCCGCCCCGTGGTCTGGCTCTCGCAACTCGCCAACCAGCCGGTCGAGCTGATGCCCGGCTCCGATCTGATCCTGCCGCTTTGCGAATTGGCCGCCGCGCAGTCGCTGCCTGTCGCCTTTTTCGGCAGCGACGAAGACGCGCTGCAAGGGGCCGCAGCGGCCCTGCGGACCCGCCTGCGGGGGCTGGAGATTTGCCATATCGCCGCCCCGCCCATGGGCTTTAACCCCGAAAGCGCCGAGGCGGATACCGCCCTGCGGGAGATCGCCCAAAGCGGCGCGCGTCTGTGTTTTCTGGCCCTTGGCGCGCCCAAGCAAGAGATCCTTGCCGCGCGCGGGCGCGACATCGCGCCGGGGGTGGGTTTCGCCTCGATCGGGGCGGGGTTGGACTTCCTCGCCGGGCGGCAGCGCCGCGCGCCGAAATGGATGCGGATGCTGGCTTTGGAGTGGCTCTGGCGGGCTATGCAAAGCCCGCAGCGGTTGGTGCCGCGCTATGCCCGTTGTTTCGCGATCCTGCCGCGATTGACGCTTGCGGCATGGCGGGCGCGCTAG
- a CDS encoding glycosyltransferase has translation MSIGAVVIGRNEGARLERSLQGLAGQVAQIVYVDSGSTDGSVAMARGLGAKVVELDMQQPFTAARARNAGMAALGEGITLVQFLDGDCILRDGWLAVAEAHLSAHPQVAVVCGRRREENPEASVYNRLIDREWDTPVGEALACGGDALMRLDALRAVGGYRAEMIAGEEPELCQRLRRAGWQIWRLDAEMTWHDAQITKVGQWWRRSLRAGHAFAEGAALHGRGPDRHWVAETRRALLWGALLPAVILLLALMLPWAGLGLALLYPLQLLRLMRRGGAAWGFFTLLGKFPEALGVLKYHMRRDGRIIEYR, from the coding sequence ATGAGCATCGGTGCCGTCGTCATCGGCCGGAATGAGGGCGCGCGGTTGGAGCGGTCCTTGCAAGGACTGGCGGGGCAGGTGGCGCAGATCGTCTATGTCGATAGCGGCTCGACCGATGGCTCCGTCGCCATGGCGCGGGGGCTGGGGGCCAAGGTAGTCGAGCTGGACATGCAGCAGCCCTTCACCGCCGCGCGGGCGCGCAATGCGGGCATGGCGGCATTGGGTGAGGGGATCACGCTGGTGCAGTTCCTCGACGGGGATTGCATCCTGCGAGACGGTTGGCTGGCGGTGGCGGAGGCCCATCTGAGCGCTCATCCGCAGGTCGCCGTGGTCTGCGGCAGACGGCGTGAGGAAAACCCCGAAGCCTCTGTCTACAACAGGCTGATCGACCGCGAGTGGGATACGCCCGTGGGCGAGGCGCTTGCCTGTGGCGGTGACGCGCTGATGCGCTTGGACGCGCTGCGCGCTGTGGGCGGCTACCGGGCCGAGATGATCGCCGGGGAAGAGCCGGAGCTTTGCCAAAGGCTGCGCCGCGCGGGCTGGCAGATATGGCGGCTCGACGCCGAGATGACATGGCATGACGCGCAGATCACTAAGGTCGGTCAGTGGTGGCGGCGCAGCCTGCGGGCGGGCCATGCCTTTGCCGAAGGGGCCGCGCTGCATGGCCGCGGGCCGGACCGGCATTGGGTGGCCGAAACGCGCCGCGCGCTGCTCTGGGGGGCGCTTCTGCCCGCCGTGATCCTGCTCTTGGCGCTGATGCTCCCTTGGGCTGGGCTTGGGCTGGCTCTGCTCTATCCGCTGCAACTGTTGCGGTTGATGCGGCGGGGCGGGGCGGCTTGGGGCTTCTTCACCCTGCTGGGCAAATTCCCCGAAGCCTTGGGCGTGCTCAAATACCACATGCGCCGCGACGGGCGGATCATCGAATACCGCTGA